From Ignatzschineria sp. RMDPL8A, a single genomic window includes:
- a CDS encoding pseudouridine synthase, with translation MSRDVERMRLDQYLQKSCEISRKEARDLLKRESVTINGERERQRKRMIDPVSDRIELNGERLILETSLRYFALYKPSGYVSSHRDDGHPSLFRLLDEPRVMELHIAGRLDADTTGLTLITDDGDWSHKVAHPNRKINKRYRVTLENPLTEAMIKSLETGVLLRNDPDPTLPAMVEKLSDTECYLTISEGRYHQVKRMMAAVGNLVVALHRDRVGIIDLEGLSVGEYRPLTNDEIEGILA, from the coding sequence ATGAGCCGTGACGTAGAGCGAATGCGGCTCGATCAATATTTGCAAAAGAGCTGTGAAATCTCTCGGAAAGAGGCGCGCGACCTGTTAAAACGTGAATCGGTGACTATCAATGGTGAGCGGGAACGGCAAAGGAAGCGCATGATTGATCCGGTCTCTGATCGAATTGAACTTAATGGCGAGCGACTCATACTAGAGACCTCACTCCGTTATTTTGCGCTCTATAAACCGAGCGGATATGTCTCAAGTCACCGCGATGATGGGCATCCGTCGCTCTTTCGTTTACTCGATGAACCGCGCGTGATGGAGCTTCATATTGCAGGGCGGCTCGATGCTGATACCACGGGGCTGACGCTCATTACCGATGATGGCGATTGGTCGCACAAAGTTGCTCATCCGAATCGAAAAATCAATAAACGTTATCGAGTCACGCTTGAAAATCCGCTTACCGAAGCGATGATTAAATCCCTTGAAACGGGAGTTTTACTTCGCAATGATCCCGATCCGACACTTCCCGCAATGGTAGAGAAACTGAGTGATACTGAATGTTATCTCACCATTTCAGAAGGGCGTTATCATCAGGTCAAACGCATGATGGCGGCCGTAGGAAATTTAGTGGTCGCGCTTCACCGCGATCGTGTGGGAATCATTGATCTTGAGGGGCTATCTGTGGGAGAATATCGCCCCTTAACCAACGACGAAATAGAAGGAATATTAGCATGA
- a CDS encoding methyltransferase: MIDPAISALFHNLDALTGRGLWLADENVEPIKLSNLTLDLVSNRYDLVTSFKALNQKNEQVTAALHDFDFEKIEQGAYDYVLLRAPKSKILQHYLVHVAQMALKSAGKIIVTGNNDEGIKSLIKNLEKWCAGHAEGELLGKGLRYAAITVGDVAEFETPKRVAEYNVIHTLETENGIQFTSKPGVYGFDKIDSGSAFLIETLIKTKAPIKGNVVDLGAGYGYLSVMLKAHFEFDSIIATDNNITAIRCCEQNFAQNGVEGEVLIDDCGSTLLDRSAHVVISNPPFHQGFSTSTELTEKFVNRAKALLKFKGVAYFVVNRFIGIEEWIEKAGLKSECLAQNGQFKVLAMRI, from the coding sequence ATGATCGATCCAGCCATAAGCGCGCTCTTTCATAATTTAGATGCATTAACCGGGCGTGGGCTGTGGCTTGCCGATGAAAATGTGGAGCCAATCAAACTCTCGAATCTCACCCTTGATCTTGTGAGTAATCGTTATGATTTAGTCACCTCATTTAAAGCTCTGAATCAAAAAAATGAGCAGGTGACGGCGGCGCTGCACGACTTTGATTTCGAAAAAATTGAGCAGGGCGCCTATGATTATGTGTTGCTTCGTGCGCCAAAATCAAAAATCTTGCAACATTATCTCGTGCATGTGGCGCAAATGGCGTTAAAATCAGCAGGGAAAATCATTGTCACCGGTAATAATGATGAGGGCATTAAGAGCCTCATTAAAAACTTAGAGAAATGGTGCGCGGGTCATGCAGAAGGGGAGTTGCTTGGTAAAGGCTTACGCTACGCGGCGATTACTGTTGGAGATGTAGCGGAGTTTGAAACGCCCAAACGGGTAGCTGAATATAATGTTATTCATACGCTTGAAACGGAGAATGGTATTCAATTTACCTCAAAACCGGGCGTTTATGGCTTTGATAAGATCGATTCCGGCAGTGCCTTTTTAATTGAAACCTTGATTAAAACAAAGGCGCCGATTAAAGGGAATGTAGTCGATTTAGGTGCAGGCTATGGCTATTTGAGCGTGATGCTGAAAGCGCATTTTGAGTTTGATTCGATCATTGCAACGGACAATAATATTACCGCGATTAGATGTTGCGAGCAAAACTTTGCCCAAAATGGGGTTGAAGGCGAGGTATTAATCGATGATTGCGGCAGCACACTTTTAGACCGCTCAGCGCATGTGGTGATCTCCAATCCCCCATTTCATCAAGGCTTTTCAACCTCAACAGAGTTGACAGAAAAATTTGTTAATCGCGCAAAAGCACTGCTTAAATTTAAAGGCGTGGCATATTTTGTGGTGAACCGCTTTATCGGAATTGAAGAGTGGATTGAAAAGGCAGGGCTTAAAAGTGAATGCCTTGCGCAAAATGGACAGTTTAAAGTATTGGCCATGAGGATTTAG
- a CDS encoding DJ-1/PfpI family protein, whose product MSTKKILLLAGDYVEDYEIMVPFQALTMLGYEVHAVCPEKKSGDTVFTAIHDFEGAQTYSEKPGHNFVLNYDFDAVNPDDYIGLVIPGGRAPEYLRLNPRIIEIVKTFNMAKKPIAAVCHGAQILAAARIIEGQKVSAYPACGPEVTLAGGIYCDIPVDGVEVSDHLITAPAWPAHPAWLAAFVKKLGATIEI is encoded by the coding sequence ATGAGTACGAAAAAGATTTTACTATTAGCGGGCGATTACGTTGAAGATTACGAGATCATGGTGCCGTTTCAGGCATTAACGATGCTCGGCTATGAGGTGCATGCGGTCTGTCCTGAAAAAAAATCGGGCGATACAGTATTTACCGCGATCCATGATTTTGAGGGAGCGCAAACCTATAGCGAAAAACCGGGGCATAATTTTGTTTTAAATTACGATTTTGATGCGGTTAATCCCGATGATTATATCGGGCTTGTGATTCCGGGTGGGCGTGCGCCAGAGTATCTTCGGTTAAATCCGCGCATTATCGAGATTGTAAAAACCTTTAATATGGCGAAAAAGCCCATTGCAGCGGTGTGTCATGGCGCGCAAATTTTAGCAGCTGCCCGAATTATTGAAGGGCAAAAGGTGAGTGCTTATCCAGCATGTGGCCCAGAGGTAACGCTTGCCGGTGGGATCTATTGCGATATTCCCGTCGATGGAGTGGAAGTAAGCGATCATCTCATTACCGCGCCGGCTTGGCCTGCTCATCCTGCATGGCTTGCCGCCTTTGTGAAAAAGCTCGGAGCCACGATCGAGATTTAA
- the pckA gene encoding phosphoenolpyruvate carboxykinase (ATP): MSQKIIDALQEKGIVATEIVYNPSYELLFEEELDPSLEGYAKGTLTDLGAVAVDTGIYTGRSPKDKYIVRDETTKDTVWWADSGKGKNDNKPLSPEVWADLKKIVTDQLSDKRLFVVDGYCGANKDTRLSVRFVTEVAWQAHFVKNMFIRPSAEELETFEPDFTVLNGAKTNNPNYKEHGLNSETFVAFNLTENMQLIGGTWYGGEMKKGLFSVMNYLLPLKGIAAMHCSANVGEEGDTAIFFGLSGTGKTTLSTDPNRKLIGDDEHGWDDDGIFNFEGGCYAKTINLSKDSEPEIYGAIRRDALLENVVVNDGVVDFNDGSKTENTRVSYPIYHIDNIVTPVSKAGAAKKVIFLTADAFGVLPPVSKLTPEQAQYYFLSGFTAKVAGTERGITEPTPTFSACFGAAFLLLHPTQYAEVLVKRMQESGATAYLVNTGWNGTGNRISLKDTRNIINAILRGDIDEAATETVPVFNLEIPTEVKDVDVKLLDPRSTYAAASEWQEKAEHLAELFTNNFDQYTDTDLGKELAKVGPKK; this comes from the coding sequence ATGTCACAAAAGATCATAGATGCATTACAAGAGAAAGGTATTGTTGCTACAGAAATCGTTTATAACCCAAGTTATGAACTACTCTTTGAAGAAGAGCTCGATCCATCCTTAGAAGGTTATGCAAAAGGAACTCTTACTGACTTAGGCGCAGTTGCCGTTGATACTGGTATCTATACAGGTCGTTCACCGAAAGACAAATACATTGTCCGCGACGAAACTACCAAAGATACCGTTTGGTGGGCTGACTCAGGTAAAGGTAAAAACGATAACAAACCTCTTTCACCAGAAGTTTGGGCTGATCTTAAAAAAATCGTTACTGATCAACTTTCAGACAAACGTCTCTTCGTCGTCGATGGCTATTGTGGCGCAAACAAAGATACTCGCTTAAGCGTTCGCTTCGTAACAGAAGTTGCATGGCAAGCACACTTTGTTAAAAATATGTTCATTCGCCCATCAGCAGAAGAACTCGAAACCTTCGAGCCAGACTTCACTGTATTAAACGGTGCGAAAACCAATAACCCGAACTACAAAGAACACGGGTTAAACTCAGAAACATTCGTTGCATTTAACTTAACTGAAAACATGCAATTAATCGGCGGTACATGGTACGGCGGTGAGATGAAAAAAGGTCTCTTCTCTGTAATGAACTACCTCCTTCCCCTTAAAGGCATCGCGGCAATGCACTGTTCTGCGAACGTAGGTGAAGAAGGCGATACTGCAATCTTCTTCGGTCTTTCAGGTACTGGTAAAACCACCCTTTCAACCGACCCTAACCGTAAATTAATCGGTGATGACGAGCACGGTTGGGACGATGACGGTATCTTCAACTTTGAAGGTGGCTGTTATGCGAAAACCATCAACCTTTCTAAAGATTCAGAGCCAGAAATCTACGGTGCAATCCGTCGTGACGCGCTTTTAGAAAACGTTGTAGTTAATGATGGCGTTGTTGATTTCAACGACGGTTCAAAAACTGAAAACACTCGTGTTTCATACCCGATCTATCACATCGATAACATCGTAACGCCAGTCTCTAAGGCGGGCGCTGCGAAAAAAGTGATCTTCTTAACGGCAGACGCATTCGGTGTATTACCTCCGGTATCAAAATTAACCCCAGAGCAAGCGCAATACTACTTCCTCTCAGGATTTACAGCGAAAGTTGCTGGTACTGAGCGCGGTATCACTGAACCAACCCCAACCTTCTCAGCATGTTTCGGGGCGGCGTTCTTACTCCTTCACCCAACTCAATACGCTGAAGTATTAGTAAAACGCATGCAAGAATCTGGTGCGACTGCATACTTAGTGAACACCGGTTGGAATGGTACAGGCAACCGTATCTCACTTAAAGATACTCGTAACATCATCAACGCAATCCTTCGTGGCGATATCGATGAAGCAGCAACGGAAACCGTTCCTGTTTTCAATCTTGAAATCCCAACTGAAGTTAAAGACGTTGACGTGAAACTTCTTGACCCACGCAGCACTTATGCAGCAGCATCTGAGTGGCAAGAAAAAGCGGAACACTTAGCAGAACTCTTCACCAACAACTTCGATCAGTACACTGATACAGATCTTGGTAAAGAACTTGCGAAAGTGGGTCCTAAAAAATAA
- a CDS encoding D-alanyl-D-alanine carboxypeptidase: MMKKRFITAILWVATVTSTAFAQPVQNQLYIPEYNAASWILMDYETGAVLAEKNMHQKLEPASITKVMTSYIIAEEIEKNTIQSDALVTISNNAYRQGGSRMYLEENSKVSVENLVKGLVIQSGNDAAMALAEYVAGSSDAFAFRMNQKARELGMKNTHFMNPSGLPDPNHFSTAYDLAVLSRELIKNYPSHYGIYAEKSFTWNVDTRTGRPITQPNRNNLLREDPSVDGIKTGHTDSAGYCLASSAERNNHRFIAVVLGTQSVHDRDRISQNILNFGFQNFSKQHLFDAGEPLQTINVRKGTAQSVAVGTAGKIEATLPLLDYDNVKSQIRIKNNVVAPIEKGSELGSLEIHLDDQLIYSAPLVALESVEKAGFVKQIWDDFKFKLHNKYMKFKAAL; the protein is encoded by the coding sequence ATGATGAAAAAACGATTTATCACCGCCATTTTATGGGTTGCAACCGTGACATCTACGGCCTTTGCTCAACCGGTCCAAAACCAGCTCTATATTCCTGAATATAACGCCGCCTCATGGATCTTAATGGACTACGAAACCGGCGCCGTGCTTGCAGAAAAAAATATGCATCAAAAGCTCGAGCCTGCGAGCATTACCAAAGTGATGACGAGCTACATTATCGCCGAAGAGATTGAGAAAAACACGATCCAATCTGACGCACTGGTGACCATCTCAAATAATGCCTATCGTCAAGGCGGTTCGCGCATGTATCTTGAGGAAAATTCTAAAGTGTCGGTGGAAAATCTCGTCAAAGGCCTTGTGATTCAATCAGGTAATGATGCAGCTATGGCGCTTGCGGAATATGTCGCCGGATCATCCGATGCCTTTGCGTTTCGTATGAATCAAAAAGCGCGCGAACTTGGCATGAAAAACACACACTTTATGAATCCAAGCGGTCTACCTGACCCCAATCACTTTAGTACCGCCTATGATTTAGCGGTGCTTTCGCGCGAGCTCATTAAAAATTACCCAAGCCATTACGGCATTTACGCGGAAAAATCCTTTACTTGGAACGTCGATACCCGTACCGGTCGCCCCATCACTCAACCGAATCGCAATAATCTTCTCCGTGAAGATCCAAGCGTTGATGGGATTAAAACTGGCCATACCGATAGTGCGGGATATTGTTTAGCCTCAAGTGCTGAGCGTAATAATCACCGCTTTATCGCCGTGGTACTCGGGACACAGAGCGTCCATGATCGCGATCGCATTAGCCAAAACATTTTAAACTTTGGGTTCCAAAATTTTAGCAAACAGCATCTCTTTGATGCCGGTGAGCCACTTCAAACCATCAATGTGCGTAAAGGCACGGCGCAGAGCGTCGCGGTAGGTACAGCCGGAAAAATTGAAGCCACTTTACCGCTCCTTGACTATGACAATGTCAAAAGCCAAATTCGCATCAAAAATAATGTTGTCGCTCCTATCGAAAAGGGATCGGAACTTGGATCTCTTGAGATTCATCTCGATGACCAGCTGATCTATTCAGCACCGCTTGTGGCCCTTGAATCGGTCGAAAAAGCTGGATTTGTGAAACAAATCTGGGACGACTTCAAATTTAAGTTACACAATAAGTATATGAAATTTAAGGCAGCTCTCTAA
- a CDS encoding septal ring lytic transglycosylase RlpA family protein has product MGVLFNKRVMACVIASLILTGCASKGHRIKEIPGGGAVPTEEPLSRSGNPKTYKVLGKNYTLRDTTKGYSEVGVASWYGKDFHGKATSSGTPYNMHAYSAAHKTLPIPSYVNVTNLENGKSLILRVDDRGPFVKNRIIDLSFRAAKELGVLQNGTAKVRVTAIPPHQSLTNKSTVYPNTHSKPLPSNVLSGHNYYLQVGAFGDEQNAVNFKNSLQYHGLNDAKIVPNKGLYRVIIGQYQNYNAAKEASYRLGLPNTVITI; this is encoded by the coding sequence ATGGGGGTATTGTTCAATAAACGAGTGATGGCGTGTGTGATCGCCTCACTCATTTTAACGGGGTGCGCTTCAAAAGGGCATCGCATCAAGGAAATTCCAGGCGGAGGCGCTGTACCAACAGAAGAGCCCTTAAGCCGCTCGGGAAATCCTAAAACCTACAAGGTACTTGGAAAAAACTATACCCTTCGCGATACCACAAAGGGCTACTCTGAAGTGGGCGTTGCCTCTTGGTATGGTAAAGATTTCCACGGGAAAGCCACCTCAAGCGGGACGCCATATAATATGCATGCCTATTCAGCGGCGCATAAAACGCTCCCCATTCCAAGTTATGTCAACGTGACCAACCTTGAAAATGGCAAGAGCCTCATTTTACGCGTCGATGACCGTGGACCATTTGTGAAAAACCGCATTATTGATCTCTCATTTCGCGCGGCAAAAGAGCTTGGCGTACTCCAAAATGGAACGGCTAAAGTTCGCGTAACCGCCATTCCTCCGCATCAATCGCTCACCAATAAGAGTACCGTTTATCCGAACACCCATAGTAAACCGCTACCGAGTAATGTTTTATCGGGCCATAACTACTATCTACAAGTTGGAGCCTTTGGCGATGAACAAAATGCAGTGAACTTTAAAAACTCGCTGCAATATCACGGCCTTAATGATGCGAAAATCGTCCCGAATAAAGGGCTATATCGTGTTATAATTGGACAATATCAAAATTATAACGCTGCCAAAGAGGCCTCGTATCGCCTCGGTCTACCGAATACAGTGATCACGATTTAA
- the mltB gene encoding lytic murein transglycosylase B, with the protein MQKKINWAVSSLLVTAFVTGCATSNAPEGGNQATSRGITAPTNEIIFPETGSPNVPYTQGTSPSQVKSTNAKSSAQPTPSRSAKSGLANRKDVQAFADRVARNNNLDRDWVLDILSRTELKPKIVEAMNRPAEGMIWGQYRPIFITDKRINDGVKFYHTHQKALERAYNQYGVAPEVIVAIIGVETSYGQNRGNWAVLDALATLAFDYPRRAEFFSKELENFFVILNETKLEPFSYKGSYAGAMGFPQFMPSSYLAYAVDFDGDGLRDLWNNPVDAIGSVANYLAKHGWVQDGTVALEVKIPTGNTAHLQYKHTGRLVPPKYSVATLKAAGVQTYAHNSNKANLFEFEMEKNNPAASQWWLGFQNFYSITRYNHSPLYALAVHQLAEGIKARK; encoded by the coding sequence ATGCAGAAAAAAATTAATTGGGCCGTAAGTTCTCTTCTTGTCACCGCGTTTGTTACCGGGTGTGCGACCTCAAATGCTCCAGAAGGGGGCAATCAGGCAACGAGTCGCGGCATCACCGCGCCCACAAATGAGATTATTTTCCCTGAAACTGGCTCACCGAATGTGCCTTATACCCAAGGAACCTCTCCCTCACAAGTTAAATCAACAAACGCGAAATCAAGTGCTCAGCCAACGCCTTCTCGCAGCGCAAAATCCGGCCTTGCCAATCGTAAAGATGTACAAGCCTTTGCCGATCGCGTTGCGCGCAATAATAATCTCGACCGCGATTGGGTACTCGATATCTTAAGCCGTACTGAACTTAAGCCTAAAATTGTTGAAGCGATGAATCGCCCGGCGGAAGGAATGATTTGGGGCCAATATCGCCCAATCTTCATTACCGATAAACGCATCAATGATGGAGTGAAATTCTATCACACCCATCAAAAAGCCTTAGAGCGTGCCTACAATCAATATGGTGTTGCTCCTGAGGTGATTGTGGCGATTATCGGTGTTGAAACCAGTTACGGACAAAATCGCGGCAACTGGGCCGTATTAGATGCCCTTGCCACCCTTGCGTTTGATTATCCGCGCCGTGCTGAGTTTTTCAGTAAAGAGCTGGAAAATTTCTTTGTCATCTTAAATGAGACCAAACTTGAACCCTTTAGTTACAAAGGCTCATATGCCGGCGCGATGGGCTTTCCACAATTTATGCCATCGAGCTATTTAGCTTATGCGGTGGATTTTGATGGTGATGGCCTACGCGATCTTTGGAATAATCCCGTTGATGCGATCGGATCGGTCGCGAACTATTTAGCCAAACATGGTTGGGTGCAAGATGGGACGGTTGCGCTTGAGGTAAAAATTCCTACAGGCAATACCGCTCACCTTCAATATAAACATACCGGCCGATTAGTGCCGCCAAAATACTCAGTGGCCACGCTTAAAGCGGCAGGTGTACAGACCTACGCGCACAATAGTAATAAGGCCAATCTTTTTGAATTTGAGATGGAAAAGAATAATCCAGCTGCGTCTCAATGGTGGCTTGGCTTTCAAAACTTCTACTCCATCACCCGATACAACCACTCCCCTCTCTATGCGCTTGCCGTGCATCAGTTAGCTGAGGGCATTAAAGCAAGGAAATAG
- the rodA gene encoding rod shape-determining protein RodA, with translation MEIKSAYENEEVRPSGFLRIFCLDTTLTLLILLLCAVGLAILFSASNFNADYVMSQGKKIVVGFILMTLVAMMPPDLLKRLTPIIFIGGVILLLLIFVIGLEIKGARRWINFYIFKFQPSEIMKLATPLMVAYFLDRFNLPRSFTSLVVALTLIAIPFMLVLIQPDLGTALIIAYSGVAVLFLGGLYWRYIIITALILAVSLPAFWAFGMKPYQKDRVITLINPESDPLGKGYQIIQSKIAIGSGGTYGKGWQNSTQASLQFLPESTTDFIFAITAEEFGLMGSGLLLLTYLLIIYRSIFITLKARDDFYRLIGGTICLYFFFNIFVNIGMVSGILPIVGIPLPFISYGGTSIVTLFVSFGILMNIYSNPLPKRKRIE, from the coding sequence ATGGAGATTAAATCCGCTTATGAAAATGAAGAGGTGCGCCCAAGTGGCTTTCTCCGCATTTTTTGCCTCGATACGACACTCACTCTTCTGATTTTGCTCCTTTGCGCCGTCGGGCTTGCGATCTTATTTAGCGCCTCAAATTTTAATGCCGATTATGTGATGTCGCAGGGGAAAAAGATTGTCGTCGGCTTTATTTTAATGACGCTTGTGGCGATGATGCCACCGGATCTGTTAAAACGTCTCACCCCGATTATCTTTATTGGGGGCGTAATTTTATTGCTGCTGATTTTTGTGATTGGCCTTGAGATTAAAGGGGCGCGCCGCTGGATCAATTTCTATATTTTTAAATTCCAACCCTCTGAGATTATGAAGCTCGCCACGCCGCTCATGGTGGCCTACTTCTTAGATCGATTTAATCTCCCGCGAAGCTTTACCTCGCTTGTAGTCGCGCTCACCTTAATTGCGATTCCCTTTATGCTGGTGCTCATTCAGCCAGACCTTGGAACCGCGCTTATTATCGCCTATTCCGGTGTTGCGGTGCTCTTTTTAGGCGGGCTCTATTGGCGCTACATTATTATTACCGCGCTCATATTAGCGGTGAGTCTGCCGGCGTTTTGGGCATTTGGCATGAAACCTTATCAGAAAGATCGCGTCATTACGCTGATCAATCCTGAATCGGATCCGCTTGGAAAAGGCTATCAGATTATCCAATCGAAAATTGCCATCGGATCGGGCGGAACCTATGGAAAAGGCTGGCAAAATTCAACGCAAGCCTCACTCCAATTTCTGCCGGAATCCACTACCGACTTTATTTTTGCCATCACCGCCGAAGAGTTTGGCCTGATGGGAAGTGGATTATTATTGCTCACCTATCTGTTGATCATTTATCGATCAATCTTTATCACCTTGAAAGCGCGGGATGATTTTTACCGGCTGATCGGCGGGACCATTTGCCTCTACTTTTTCTTCAATATTTTCGTTAACATCGGCATGGTGAGTGGCATTTTACCCATTGTGGGAATTCCGCTCCCCTTTATCAGTTATGGAGGCACCTCGATTGTGACTCTATTTGTCTCTTTTGGTATATTAATGAATATCTATTCCAACCCCCTTCCTAAGCGAAAAAGGATTGAGTAA
- the mrdA gene encoding penicillin-binding protein 2, which yields MKPLKKPKKHSDHANRHIFRNRLLIGGLLITLAFCGLFYHLFSLQIAHYDKYATLSDSNRIKLVPLPPTRGQIFDRNGEVLATNYPVYNIELIKQDIDRNHLDALLEDIHEIIPLTDDEISQFKRQLARSLPQDPVVLKSELTQEEIALLSVNLYRLNGVYINPEMVRIYPHKEVAVHAIGYVGRIDQKDMEEIEENHLTREYMNISHIGKRGSEKSFEDLLRGEAGYEKVETNSNGRIVRVIEEHPPTPGKDIYLTIDLRLQKLAEKVLGDYNGSVVAIDPNTGDILAFVSKPMYDPNLFVKGISQSDYNRLHTADSPFLNRVMQGRYPPGSVIKPQIALAGLSNDFITSSSTVNCNGSFQVPGNTHRFRDMGVHGPTNAHKAIERSCDVFFYSLAYEMGITSMTDFLTQFYLGRKTGIDLIGESPGVLPTPAYKQRTFKQAWYAGDSVTAGIGQSFWLTTPLQLAQMVSITAMRGETYVPHILHSHSHANSDERITKPLEPIEPMQVSSTKHWDTIIDSMVAVVHGNRGTARRINKGINYKIAGKTGTAQVKTIAQGERYNEKALDKRHRDHALFTAFAPADQPKIAISVVVENGGSGSGVAAPIAKEVIHAWLTDFREVSNSLQLNENAGE from the coding sequence ATGAAACCGTTAAAGAAACCGAAAAAACATAGCGATCATGCCAATCGTCATATTTTCAGAAATCGCCTCTTAATTGGGGGACTCCTGATTACACTCGCCTTTTGCGGTCTTTTTTATCATCTCTTTTCCCTTCAAATCGCCCATTACGATAAGTATGCGACACTGTCCGACTCAAACCGTATAAAACTCGTCCCGCTTCCGCCGACTCGTGGCCAAATTTTTGACCGTAATGGCGAGGTGTTAGCCACCAACTATCCGGTTTATAATATTGAGCTCATTAAACAAGATATCGACCGCAATCATCTTGATGCGCTTCTTGAGGATATTCACGAAATTATTCCACTCACCGATGATGAGATCAGCCAATTTAAACGCCAACTCGCGCGGAGCCTTCCGCAAGATCCGGTGGTGCTGAAAAGTGAGCTCACTCAAGAGGAGATTGCACTCCTATCGGTCAATCTTTATCGCTTAAACGGGGTCTATATCAACCCTGAAATGGTGCGCATCTATCCCCATAAAGAGGTGGCGGTGCATGCGATCGGCTACGTTGGCCGTATTGACCAAAAAGATATGGAGGAGATCGAAGAGAATCACCTCACGCGCGAGTATATGAATATCTCTCATATCGGTAAACGCGGCAGTGAAAAGAGTTTTGAAGATCTTCTTCGCGGTGAAGCGGGCTATGAAAAGGTGGAAACTAACTCCAATGGGCGAATCGTTCGCGTGATTGAAGAGCACCCGCCAACGCCTGGAAAAGATATCTATCTCACCATCGACCTAAGACTCCAAAAACTTGCGGAAAAAGTGCTTGGTGATTATAACGGCTCGGTGGTGGCGATTGACCCCAATACCGGCGATATTTTAGCCTTTGTCTCCAAACCGATGTATGACCCCAACCTCTTTGTCAAAGGGATTAGCCAGAGCGATTATAATCGTCTCCATACCGCCGATAGTCCCTTTCTGAACCGCGTGATGCAAGGTAGATATCCGCCTGGATCGGTGATTAAACCCCAAATTGCCCTTGCGGGCCTCAGCAATGATTTTATCACTTCATCAAGCACCGTCAATTGTAATGGATCGTTTCAAGTACCCGGAAATACCCACCGTTTTCGCGATATGGGGGTTCACGGCCCAACCAATGCACATAAGGCGATCGAGCGTTCCTGCGACGTCTTTTTCTATAGCCTTGCCTATGAGATGGGCATCACCTCGATGACCGATTTTTTAACCCAATTTTATTTAGGGCGTAAAACCGGCATTGATCTGATTGGGGAATCCCCTGGCGTCCTGCCAACGCCCGCTTATAAACAGCGCACCTTTAAGCAAGCGTGGTATGCCGGCGACTCGGTTACCGCGGGAATTGGCCAAAGTTTCTGGCTCACCACCCCGCTTCAGCTCGCGCAGATGGTCTCAATTACCGCTATGCGTGGTGAAACCTATGTGCCCCATATTTTACATTCTCACAGTCACGCCAATAGTGATGAACGCATTACAAAGCCGCTCGAACCAATTGAGCCGATGCAAGTGAGTAGCACCAAACATTGGGATACCATTATCGATTCGATGGTGGCGGTGGTTCATGGCAATCGCGGAACTGCGCGCCGAATCAATAAAGGCATCAATTATAAGATCGCCGGAAAAACCGGAACGGCGCAGGTCAAAACCATCGCCCAAGGGGAGCGCTATAATGAGAAAGCACTCGATAAACGTCATCGAGATCACGCGCTCTTTACCGCCTTTGCTCCCGCCGATCAGCCTAAAATTGCGATCTCGGTGGTGGTTGAAAATGGCGGATCAGGCTCCGGAGTTGCCGCGCCCATTGCCAAAGAGGTGATTCACGCGTGGCTTACGGACTTTAGAGAGGTTTCAAACAGCCTACAACTTAACGAAAATGCAGGAGAATAG
- the mreD gene encoding rod shape-determining protein MreD, translating into MKKTLFISFTILLGIILDIMPLGKYLALFRPYWTLMIVIFWALYLRNSFGIGSAWLAGLILDISKNYLLGAHGFIFALTAYLIKRNYHWLRELSIVEQSLLVVSLFAFQGLAVIVMNGFLNIPNVHVALAAIPIILSSILWPLLSGLLSELSFMLQIDEKK; encoded by the coding sequence ATGAAAAAAACGCTCTTTATCAGTTTTACCATTCTTCTTGGCATCATTCTCGATATCATGCCCCTTGGAAAATATCTGGCGCTCTTTCGCCCCTATTGGACGTTGATGATCGTGATTTTTTGGGCGCTCTATCTGCGTAACAGTTTTGGGATCGGCAGCGCATGGCTCGCGGGATTAATCCTCGATATTAGTAAAAATTATCTGCTCGGCGCACACGGATTTATCTTTGCGCTCACCGCCTATTTAATTAAACGCAATTATCACTGGCTCCGCGAGCTTTCGATTGTCGAGCAATCACTCCTTGTGGTGTCGCTCTTTGCCTTCCAAGGCTTAGCGGTGATTGTGATGAATGGCTTTTTAAATATTCCCAACGTACATGTGGCGCTTGCCGCGATTCCGATCATCCTTTCGAGCATCTTATGGCCCCTTTTAAGCGGACTTTTAAGCGAGCTCAGTTTTATGTTGCAGATCGATGAGAAGAAATGA